Proteins from a single region of Limnothrix sp. FACHB-406:
- a CDS encoding histidine phosphatase family protein, whose translation MALKLFFLRHAQTAYSASGGYCGTPENDPGLTPEGHEMAEKFAIAYASLEWTAIYTSPLRRAIQTATPLCEMTGLNMQLRDGLREIAYGKWEGLHPREVDRIYHDDYVRWLTDPAWNAPTGGERGVDIARRASLVLDEIERRHPTGSVLLVSHKATIRILLCVLMGIDVGRYRDRFSLPVAGLNVVEMSDRGPLFHSVADRSYLDERLRALPST comes from the coding sequence ATGGCTCTTAAGCTCTTCTTCTTGCGTCATGCTCAGACGGCCTACAGTGCATCCGGTGGTTATTGCGGCACGCCTGAAAATGATCCCGGCCTCACGCCCGAGGGGCATGAAATGGCTGAGAAGTTCGCGATCGCCTATGCCTCCCTTGAGTGGACAGCCATCTACACCAGTCCGCTGCGCCGCGCGATCCAGACTGCAACGCCTCTGTGCGAAATGACGGGGCTGAATATGCAGTTGCGAGATGGGCTAAGGGAAATTGCCTACGGGAAGTGGGAAGGGTTGCACCCCCGCGAGGTCGATCGAATCTATCACGATGACTATGTGCGGTGGCTGACGGATCCGGCTTGGAATGCGCCCACGGGAGGCGAGCGGGGTGTGGACATTGCCCGCCGAGCTTCATTGGTTTTGGACGAAATTGAGCGTCGTCACCCCACGGGTTCAGTGCTGTTGGTGTCCCATAAGGCAACGATTCGGATTTTGCTTTGTGTGCTGATGGGCATTGATGTGGGTCGCTATCGTGATCGCTTCTCGTTGCCGGTGGCGGGGTTGAATGTGGTGGAAATGAGCGATCGGGGGCCCCTGTTCCACAGTGTGGCCGATCGTAGTTATTTAGATGAACGATTGCGGGCCCTTCCTTCCACTTAG
- a CDS encoding 2OG-Fe(II) oxygenase, with product MTQSDEMQGLLDRAVSTLNEALDSPELSLRDRTLVALRVLELAHGTDPIEGLNTDGWELPQLTQRLTNPGPESWSASPLDARLRSAAKGQPAIGPDRPHSNSTATTQHQSLAYPVATAPSAARNDQVLEPTVLEIDNFLSHEEHQFALSTALNKADQFVGSKTTTNASDYRRSSILYATLYPDLYELLRQRLIGLLPTVVQQLGMPGFEPGQVEMQLTAHNDGCFYKIHNDSGSPETATRVLTYVYYFYQEPKRFSGGELRMYETDISGPMVTASDRFETIEPLNNRIVFFDSRCKHEVLPVVCPSRQFDHGRFTLNGWIRRA from the coding sequence GTGACTCAATCAGACGAAATGCAGGGCCTGCTCGATCGAGCAGTGAGCACCCTCAATGAAGCGCTGGACTCTCCTGAACTGTCATTGCGCGATCGAACCTTGGTGGCCCTGCGTGTTTTGGAATTGGCCCATGGAACCGACCCGATCGAAGGTCTCAACACCGATGGTTGGGAATTGCCGCAACTGACCCAACGCCTGACGAACCCGGGCCCGGAATCGTGGTCAGCATCGCCACTGGACGCAAGATTGCGATCCGCTGCCAAGGGCCAGCCCGCCATCGGCCCCGATCGCCCCCATTCAAACAGCACCGCCACCACCCAACATCAGTCCCTGGCCTACCCCGTTGCGACTGCTCCTTCAGCGGCTCGCAATGACCAAGTTTTGGAGCCAACGGTTTTAGAAATTGACAACTTTCTAAGTCATGAAGAGCATCAATTTGCCCTCAGCACGGCCTTGAATAAGGCCGATCAATTCGTTGGTTCCAAAACCACAACCAACGCCAGCGATTACCGTCGCTCCAGTATTTTGTATGCCACGCTCTATCCAGATCTCTACGAACTCTTGCGCCAACGGTTAATTGGCCTATTGCCAACGGTTGTGCAGCAATTGGGAATGCCTGGCTTTGAGCCGGGACAAGTGGAGATGCAGCTAACGGCTCACAATGATGGCTGTTTTTATAAAATTCACAACGATTCAGGCAGTCCGGAAACGGCCACGCGCGTCCTGACCTATGTTTACTATTTCTATCAGGAACCGAAGCGGTTTTCGGGTGGCGAATTGCGAATGTATGAAACGGATATCAGCGGGCCCATGGTAACCGCGTCCGATCGCTTCGAGACCATTGAACCGCTGAATAATCGGATTGTCTTTTTTGATAGTCGCTGTAAACATGAAGTGCTGCCCGTTGTTTGTCCGTCGCGCCAATTTGACCATGGCCGGTTCACGCTCAATGGCTGGATTCGGCGGGCTTAG
- the ruvX gene encoding Holliday junction resolvase RuvX: protein MAVDLGAADLRAADLRAVESGAVYLGFDPGSAKCGLAVLRSSGEILAHEVVRSDGAIEQLRQWQQQYQATAIIMGDQTTSKAWVSRLEQGWPDAPPIQRVDERYSTLAARDRYWELYPPRGWRKLLPRGLRQPPRPVDDIAAIVLVERFLANSSPKN from the coding sequence ATGGCGGTTGATTTAGGGGCGGCTGATTTGAGGGCGGCTGATTTGAGGGCGGTTGAATCGGGAGCGGTTTATTTGGGGTTTGATCCAGGCAGCGCCAAATGTGGATTGGCGGTGCTGCGATCGAGTGGCGAGATTTTGGCCCATGAGGTGGTGCGATCGGACGGGGCGATCGAGCAATTGCGCCAATGGCAGCAGCAGTACCAAGCCACGGCCATCATTATGGGTGACCAAACCACTTCCAAGGCCTGGGTCAGCCGTCTGGAACAGGGTTGGCCCGATGCCCCCCCGATCCAACGGGTTGATGAACGCTACAGCACCCTAGCCGCGCGCGATCGCTATTGGGAACTCTATCCGCCTCGGGGTTGGCGAAAGTTGCTGCCTCGGGGCCTGCGCCAGCCGCCCCGCCCGGTGGATGATATTGCGGCGATCGTTTTGGTGGAGCGGTTTTTAGCGAATAGCTCTCCCAAGAACTGA